In Mugil cephalus isolate CIBA_MC_2020 chromosome 20, CIBA_Mcephalus_1.1, whole genome shotgun sequence, the following are encoded in one genomic region:
- the LOC124997562 gene encoding uncharacterized protein LOC124997562: MHWLPLVAMVIASALPFPHNPVSRIAAATTEPGFDSRRQHRHDQATRLAAPPVDYSFSGNTSQTDYNMALGQHNNRHSPEDLLKSSTHEETSTSKVENQGTYPSNSNSGSDDRSSVSLDVPTEGGTLRTEDISVDNSLPKDNTADSSSRQDDSSFVDFSNKDSTDSTVRPLQVSAVEKRNAVSPAATLKGHRGPEPTAPTEQLRDAPTVRTGNQRTLGTEEGLTVQAGLGGGDRLDSFLEGDEMFLDAHPRVLFSPSPSPPEHPPFLLMLETGLLEVDGGREEQEDMDGHVEGHGDRAIDRSTTLSWADSARVTSEAVHPVKRDKRSHLVDRRRGEKSVCESESVWVTDKKTAIDSHGQNVTILQEIQTQTGPLKQYFYETRCRQAEQPSDTGRSRGSGTAGKSAPMGVAGAGCLGVDKKQWLSECKAKHSYVRALTKDANNRTGWRWIRIDSSCVCVLLSRTNNVAGREVLTRSGRG; the protein is encoded by the coding sequence ATGCACTGGCTTcccctggttgccatggtgattgCCTCGGCCCTGCCCTTCCCTCACAACCCCGTGTCCAGGATTGCTGCAGCGACCACAGAGCCTGGCTTCGACAGCCGCAGACAGCACCGTCATGACCAGGCCACTCGCCTCGCAGCTCCCCCCGTGGACTAcagtttcagtggaaacacCTCACAAACGGACTACAACATGGCTCTCGgccaacacaacaacagacacagcCCTGAGGATTTACTAAAATCCTCCACACATGAAGAGACTTCCACATCCAAAGTGGAGAATCAAGGAACCTACCCATCAAACAGCAACTCAGGCAGTGATGACAGAAGCAGTGTCAGTTTGGATGTTCCCACGGAAGGAGGAACGCTCAGGACCGAGGATATTTCTGTGGATAATTCTCTACCAAAGGACAATACGGCTGATAGCAGCAGCAGACAAGATGACTCCAGTTTTGTGGACTTTTCCAACAAGGACTCTACAGATTCTACGGTCAGACCATTGCAGGTTTCTGCTGTGGAAAAACGGAACGCTGTCAGTCCTGCTGCTACACTCAAGGGTCACAGAGGACCAGAACCAACTGCTCCCACGGAGCAGCTGAGAGACGCACCGACAGTCAGGACAGGGAACCAGAGGACACTGGGGACTGAGGAGGGTTTAACCGTGCAGGCGGGGCTGGGTGGGGGGGACAGGCTGGACAGCTTCTTAGAAGGAGATGAGATGTTTCTGGATGCACATCCCCGCGTCCTGTTCTCTCCTTCCCCGTCACCTCCAGAGCACCCACCTTTCCTGCTCATGTTGGAGACTGGACTGCTGGAAGTTGATGGgggaagagaggagcaggaggacatGGACGGACACGTGGAGGGTCACGGCGACAGAGCGATCGACAGGAGCACGACTCTGAGCTGGGCAGACTCTGCTAGAGTCACCAGTGAGGCCGTTCACCCTGTTAAAAGGGATAAGCGCTCACATTTGGTCgacagaaggagaggggagaagtCAGTGTGCGAGTCAGAAAGTGTATGGGTTACTGACAAGAAGACCGCCATCGACTCTCATGGACAGAATGTCACCATCTTACAGGAAATCCAGACTCAGACAGGACCTCTCAAACAGTACTTCTATGAGACACGCTGCCGCCAGGCTGAGCAGCCGAGCGACACTGGCAGGTCAAGGGGCAGTGGTACAGCGGGGAAATCCGCACCGATGGGTGTGGCCGGGGCCGGCTGCCTGGGCGTGGACAAGAAACAGTGGCTGAGCGAATGCAAAGCCAAGCACTCGTACGTGCGCGCGCTCACCAAAGATGCAAACAACAGAACCGGATGGAGGTGGATCCGAATCGACTCGTCCTGCGTCTGTGTGCTGCTGTCCAGAACAAATAATGTGGCAGGGAGGGAGGTCTTGACGAGGAGCGGGAGAGgctaa